A genomic segment from Chloroflexota bacterium encodes:
- the fabF gene encoding beta-ketoacyl-ACP synthase II, with the protein MGRTLTLPTIVITGLGAITPLGLTVEEYWQGLVNGRSGFGPITLFDASAYPVSVAAEVKNFDPEKYMPLKRVDRTSRCIQFAIAASNMAIESARLDMSREKPEKVGVIIATSGMMSIIADEGEVLRKKGPMRIDPLGITKTAPSMVTAQVGLEIGAKGPNTSLNSACASGSDALGIALNHLRLGHANVLIAGGAEANVNPIAIASTARVGALSREKDPGKASRPFDLNRDGFVFGEGAGIMVLETLEHAQERSAPILAELAGAGWSFDAYNETAPDAETQAIAMRMVLQDAGVTPEEVDHINAHGTSTRLNDAAETRAIKMVFGDRAYKIPVSSNKSMIGHLACAAGAAEAVAAVMTVREGIIPPTIHYETPDPDCDLDYVPNKARRQTVNVCLSNSFGMGGQNCSVIIKRFP; encoded by the coding sequence ATGGGGAGAACGTTAACCTTACCGACAATCGTCATCACCGGGCTGGGTGCCATTACGCCATTGGGTCTAACTGTGGAGGAGTACTGGCAGGGACTGGTCAACGGCCGGTCGGGATTTGGCCCGATTACCCTGTTTGATGCCAGCGCTTACCCGGTCAGTGTGGCGGCCGAGGTCAAGAACTTTGACCCCGAAAAATATATGCCCCTCAAGCGCGTCGACCGGACATCCCGCTGCATCCAGTTCGCCATCGCGGCGTCGAACATGGCCATCGAATCGGCCCGGCTGGATATGTCGCGTGAGAAGCCGGAAAAGGTCGGCGTGATTATCGCCACCAGCGGCATGATGTCGATAATAGCCGACGAGGGCGAAGTCCTCAGGAAAAAGGGGCCGATGCGGATTGACCCCCTGGGTATTACCAAAACGGCGCCGAGCATGGTCACAGCTCAGGTCGGACTGGAGATTGGCGCCAAAGGGCCCAATACCAGCCTGAACAGTGCCTGCGCCAGCGGCAGCGATGCGCTGGGCATTGCCTTGAACCACCTGCGTCTGGGCCACGCCAACGTTCTTATCGCCGGCGGCGCGGAGGCCAATGTCAACCCGATAGCCATTGCCAGCACCGCCCGGGTAGGAGCCCTGTCCCGGGAGAAAGACCCCGGCAAAGCCAGCCGCCCCTTTGACCTCAACCGTGATGGCTTTGTCTTTGGCGAGGGTGCCGGAATAATGGTACTGGAGACGCTGGAACACGCCCAGGAACGCAGCGCTCCCATTCTGGCCGAACTGGCTGGCGCCGGCTGGTCTTTTGACGCTTACAATGAGACCGCGCCTGATGCGGAGACCCAGGCCATCGCCATGCGGATGGTACTGCAGGATGCCGGTGTCACACCGGAAGAGGTCGACCACATCAATGCTCACGGCACCAGTACCAGACTGAATGACGCCGCCGAGACCAGGGCAATCAAGATGGTCTTCGGTGATAGAGCTTATAAGATACCGGTCAGCTCCAACAAATCGATGATAGGGCATCTCGCCTGCGCTGCCGGCGCGGCAGAGGCGGTAGCCGCCGTAATGACGGTCAGGGAGGGAATTATTCCGCCCACAATCCATTATGAAACGCCTGACCCTGACTGTGACCTTGACTATGTGCCCAATAAAGCAAGACGACAAACTGTCAATGTCTGCCTG
- the fabL gene encoding enoyl-[acyl-carrier-protein] reductase FabL — translation MGSEKPLKGKVALITGGSRGIGRVITLKLASEGADVIINFFRKKSTAESTAQEARDKGVKAHIIKANVGEPEQIESMFDEIESQFGKLDILVNNAASGVARSALDLDDRGWDWTMDINARAFLLCAQRAARLMKSGGKMVSISSLGSRLVLPIYAAVGVSKAALEALTRYLAVELAPRGICVNGVAPGAVESEALKLYTADPNLPQPAWQTTPAGRMVQPEDIANVVAFLCSEGADMIRGQIIVIDGGVSLTPINPKTEEK, via the coding sequence ATGGGCAGTGAGAAACCTCTTAAAGGTAAAGTAGCGTTGATTACCGGCGGTTCCCGGGGCATCGGGCGGGTTATTACGCTGAAACTGGCCTCGGAAGGTGCCGACGTCATCATCAATTTCTTCCGCAAGAAAAGCACCGCCGAGAGTACCGCACAGGAAGCGCGCGATAAAGGCGTCAAAGCCCACATCATCAAGGCCAATGTCGGCGAGCCGGAGCAGATAGAGAGCATGTTCGATGAGATAGAGTCGCAGTTTGGAAAACTGGATATACTGGTCAACAATGCCGCCTCTGGTGTGGCCCGGTCGGCCCTTGACCTGGACGACCGCGGCTGGGACTGGACCATGGATATCAACGCGCGTGCCTTTTTATTATGTGCCCAGAGGGCCGCCAGGCTGATGAAAAGCGGCGGCAAGATGGTGAGCATTTCCAGCCTCGGCTCACGCCTCGTGCTGCCCATCTATGCGGCGGTTGGCGTATCGAAGGCCGCTCTGGAGGCGCTGACCCGCTATCTGGCTGTGGAGCTGGCTCCCAGGGGAATCTGCGTCAACGGCGTTGCCCCCGGTGCCGTAGAGTCAGAGGCTTTGAAACTGTACACCGCCGACCCGAACCTGCCCCAACCGGCGTGGCAGACCACGCCCGCAGGCAGGATGGTGCAGCCCGAAGACATCGCCAACGTGGTCGCCTTTCTCTGCAGTGAAGGGGCGGATATGATACGGGGGCAGATTATTGTCATCGACGGCGGCGTCTCACTAACGCCGATTAATCCAAAAACCGAGGAAAAATGA
- a CDS encoding acyl carrier protein — translation MSVEETLKKIVTRVTRKPDAAFSPEATFEELDADSLDIVQILVALEDTYDIEIQDEELQEIKNMGDFIAYVERKVGEKGK, via the coding sequence ATGTCAGTCGAAGAAACGCTGAAAAAGATAGTAACCAGGGTCACGCGCAAGCCGGACGCCGCTTTCTCACCTGAGGCCACATTTGAGGAGCTGGACGCCGACTCCCTCGATATCGTGCAGATACTGGTGGCACTGGAAGATACCTACGATATCGAGATCCAGGACGAAGAGCTGCAAGAGATCAAGAACATGGGAGACTTCATCGCCTATGTCGAGCGCAAGGTGGGCGAAAAAGGGAAATAG
- the plsX gene encoding phosphate acyltransferase PlsX: MRIAVDGMGGDYAPEEIVKGAVIAAREYGVQIALVGPSDLMNQELAKHDLSGAEIEIVHAGEYLVEGEPPAYALRQKRDASVAVATKLVRDGKADAVVSAGPTGGVVAAALYILGTIAEMSRPVAGGPFLGFAPDTLMLDLGTNVDCQPYQLLDFAIMGTVYAQKMMNIPNPTVALLSVGTEEGKGNEVVKESYPLFQKCGLNFIGNVEGYDIPSGKANVIICDGFVGNIVVKFCESLGKIIAGWLEKNIQGKLAEKEVKEITEGLLRATNAADVRGGGPLWAVNGVACVSHGRSRHEEIAKTIEQAKLAVEQDLVGTLKAELSAARQRLKEVGFEQSSSS, from the coding sequence ATGAGAATCGCGGTTGACGGCATGGGCGGCGATTACGCCCCCGAAGAGATAGTCAAAGGTGCCGTTATCGCCGCCAGGGAATACGGCGTGCAGATTGCCCTCGTCGGCCCCTCTGACCTGATGAATCAGGAGCTGGCCAAACACGACCTGTCCGGTGCCGAGATAGAAATCGTTCATGCCGGCGAGTACCTGGTTGAAGGCGAACCCCCTGCTTATGCACTGCGACAGAAGAGGGATGCCTCGGTTGCCGTGGCGACCAAGCTGGTTCGGGATGGCAAGGCCGATGCCGTGGTCAGTGCCGGGCCTACCGGCGGGGTGGTCGCCGCCGCCCTGTATATCCTGGGCACTATCGCAGAGATGTCCCGGCCGGTGGCGGGCGGCCCGTTCCTCGGGTTTGCGCCCGATACCCTCATGCTGGACCTGGGCACCAATGTGGACTGCCAGCCATACCAGTTGCTTGACTTCGCCATCATGGGCACGGTTTATGCCCAGAAAATGATGAATATCCCCAACCCGACCGTGGCGCTGCTCAGCGTTGGCACGGAAGAAGGCAAAGGCAATGAAGTGGTCAAGGAAAGCTACCCCCTCTTCCAGAAATGCGGGCTGAACTTCATCGGCAATGTTGAAGGCTATGACATACCTTCGGGAAAGGCCAACGTTATCATCTGCGACGGCTTCGTGGGGAATATTGTGGTCAAATTCTGTGAATCCCTGGGCAAGATAATCGCCGGCTGGCTTGAGAAAAACATACAGGGCAAATTAGCGGAAAAAGAGGTTAAAGAAATAACCGAAGGCCTGCTGCGGGCCACCAATGCCGCCGACGTCCGTGGTGGCGGGCCGCTCTGGGCGGTCAACGGCGTGGCCTGTGTCTCCCACGGTCGCAGTCGCCATGAGGAAATCGCCAAAACCATCGAGCAGGCAAAGCTTGCCGTGGAGCAGGACCTGGTCGGCACACTGAAGGCAGAGCTGTCCGCGGCACGTCAAAGATTAAAAGAGGTTGGTTTCGAGCAATCTTCCAGTTCTTAA
- a CDS encoding MaoC family dehydratase yields the protein MSTSVELKEGASLPTIKKNIVQDNIDRYAKASGDFNPIHIDADYARKTPLGGTVAHGMLILAYSSQMMTNAFGHDWLSGGRLNVRFRAPARPGDVITISGTVRRIEKAEGYQMIDCDVLCSNQNDEPVITGDARVKVGDNENRG from the coding sequence ATGTCAACGTCGGTTGAACTAAAAGAAGGCGCGAGCCTCCCGACAATTAAAAAGAATATCGTTCAGGACAATATCGACCGGTACGCAAAGGCGAGCGGCGATTTCAATCCCATTCACATTGATGCTGACTACGCCCGCAAGACGCCTCTGGGCGGGACAGTTGCCCACGGTATGCTCATTCTCGCCTACAGTTCTCAGATGATGACCAATGCCTTCGGGCACGACTGGCTCTCCGGCGGCAGGCTCAACGTACGGTTTCGCGCGCCGGCTCGCCCCGGCGATGTCATTACCATCAGTGGCACGGTACGCCGGATAGAAAAAGCTGAAGGCTATCAAATGATTGACTGCGACGTACTCTGTAGCAATCAAAATGATGAGCCGGTGATTACCGGCGATGCCAGGGTAAAGGTGGGAGACAATGAGAATCGCGGTTGA
- a CDS encoding MaoC family dehydratase N-terminal domain-containing protein, which produces MAEHEKIEYQDLKAGQEFPSAAFQVDTATVADYLKAVEEDNVIYRNTGLVPPMALAALALKALINTISMPPGTIHVSQEFEFIAAVNTRDTLTSQAKVSRVQERGKLHLMTVDISVVNQEQKPVLAGKTSFVLPVQ; this is translated from the coding sequence ATGGCAGAGCACGAGAAAATAGAATATCAGGATTTGAAAGCTGGTCAGGAGTTCCCTTCCGCTGCATTTCAGGTAGATACGGCAACAGTGGCCGATTACCTGAAGGCAGTCGAGGAAGACAACGTTATATATCGAAATACTGGACTTGTCCCGCCGATGGCATTGGCGGCCCTGGCGTTGAAGGCGCTGATTAATACCATCTCAATGCCGCCCGGAACGATACATGTTTCGCAGGAATTTGAATTCATTGCTGCTGTTAATACGCGGGATACCTTGACCAGCCAGGCTAAGGTCAGCAGAGTACAGGAGCGTGGCAAGCTGCATTTGATGACCGTCGACATCAGTGTTGTTAACCAGGAGCAGAAACCGGTACTGGCCGGTAAAACAAGTTTTGTATTACCTGTGCAGTAG